TTGTCACACCTCTGCTACTATTGCACATAGAAGTTTGACAGGTGATGGAGGCTTACATTGTTTATTTTAGTCACCAATATTCAAAATTCATGTTCAGAATGACAAGCTAAATCATTTTGTAAGATGCCAACAGTAAATAGTTGACCCTATTCACACACTGGAATGTTTTTGCCAATAAAGACAAGGTTTCTGTCTTTATTGCAATATACAGTTATTTGCTCAGAGCAGAGTACCTTCTTAATTCCTTTCGATCTACAAATACTGGGGTGGGGAGTATATTCTCCCTCCACAGacctaaatgagaaagaaaaacacaaaaataaaattagggaaagGCTGCATTCTTAAAAATTCTATGATTTGTTAAAGTGACCCATGGCACTGGGACCTGGAATTTGAAAAATGAGTCCTTAGATTTAGGTCttccttattttattgtttctaagtaggctccaagcccaacatggggcttgaactcacaaccctgagatcaacagtcacatgctctatcaactgagccagccaggcacccctaggtctTCTTTATTTAAGCACTAAGATCTCCTGGGTAAGTCAGAGCAGTGTTTCTCATCCTGGCCACACTTGAGAGTCActtgggagcttttaaaaataccagggttaaaaaaaaataccagggtTTGGACCCCACCCTAGACCAATAAAATCCAACTCTCTAGAGTGGTTTCCAGGCCCCTACTGTGGAGACTATGATTTAGAAAGTCTACTGCAGGACCCTTGATCTATATTTTATGAAGTACCTTGGGTAAATCTTATGACCAATTAGTCTGGAAAACTAATCTAGCTTAGTTCTTAGTTGCTGTTCAGtgatctgaatttttcttttctttaatagcCATTTACCACATAGAAAAAAGCATTCAGgatatcattttatattatttttttaatatttatttatttattatttatgatagacatagagagagagagaggcagagacacaggaggagggagaagcaggctccaagccaggagcccgacgcgggactcgatcccgggactccaggatcacgccctgggccaaaggcaggcactaaaccactgagccacccagggatcccccaggatatcattttaaaactaatttgcCCTTAGCAAACATTTTGCAATATGTCAgttaatttgtatttcaaaagaaattgcCATCTGTTTCTCTAAGATACCTGAatcttctatttctgtttttgattttcagGAATATAAATCTGTTGAAGAATCTGAAGAGTCACATCTTCTGAGCCTAGACATACTGCTGTCAGCATCTCTGAGACTTCCTCCTTCTGAAAATTACCAGGTCTGACTTTGGCTCCAGCCTACGGCGAGGCACATCAACACACGTCCTCTAGACTTACAGCCCTCAAGCTGTGCCAGCTGGGCAGGAACCTTACCACCTCCATCCTTAGGGGAAATTCCGAGCAACACGAAGGGTGAAAACTCAGATATGCTGAGCCTGAAATGTACAAAAGTTTTTAGGAAGTCTCCTCACAGAAGAACCCAGTTAAATCCACATAATTAGCTCGCACACTTAGACGAGCTGTAGGTAGAACAGAGAGCCTTTTTCCCTATATCAAAACAGAGTAAAAAAGTCTGATTTAATACTCAGAGATTGTTGTTCCCATACCAGTATTATAAAACAGTTTCACCATATTTGTTTTAATCAGTATAAGAGTAGAACTGTGGAACATAAGttatctatatattatttttttaatgataaagagTTTCTGATAAAATCTATTTAGGACAGGGGTGCTGTGTTGGAGGACAGAGTGTGGCCATTGCCAAATTAGAACATTACCATTTTCTGGCTTGTGCACTACTGACTTTGTTCGGGTCGTGATTGCTTTGCATGAGATTGTTAGAATACTTCCAGTATATTTAGAGATAGTCTAAGTGACTGTGGAATGCCTCGAGGGCAATAGAAAGCAAACAGAATCAGGTACCATCTGATGTGTTGAGTGATGACGGAGGTGCATTTCAAGTACCATGGAAATCTCACTGGCCGGGCCCATTTCCCTACCCTGGCGACAGAGGTTGACAACACTTCGGATAAGTATTCCAACCTCTACATGTACGTGGGCTTATTCCTGAGCCTCCTGGCCATTCTCCTCATCCTGCTCTTCACGATGCTTCTTCGGCTTAAACATGTCATCTCACCCATCACTTCCGAGAGCACGGAAAGTGTTCCTCAATTCACAGATGTAGAGATGCAGAGTCGAATCCCCACTCCTTAAAGCCAGGATGAATATAAGCTTTCTTGGATCTCATTAAACCCTTGCATGTTGACGTCCAGGAAAGCTTATTTTGTTGCATGTGGCTTCCCATGTAGGGAATCAACAAGTTGTCTATTTAACAAGgtattcatgatttttttgtgtgttcttgATTCTGCTTGTGGGATATCTAAAAGGTTTAAGACTCATTCTTTGCCAGGAATAAAGGAAATGGCAGCTGGTTGGGAGGGCAGGTTTCCATAGTAACCAAAGAGAGCCTGGGCCTTGAGCAAACCTCAGACCACAGAAATTCATATGCAGCTATCATAAAAAACATAGGATCCCTGGAAGcttcaagaacaagaaaaatctgCTTTTGAAGGGGCTGGTTGTTCAAAGAGGGTACCCCCAAGAAAAGGACAAGTCTTAATTTAGCACTT
The nucleotide sequence above comes from Canis lupus dingo isolate Sandy chromosome X, ASM325472v2, whole genome shotgun sequence. Encoded proteins:
- the SERTM2 gene encoding serine-rich and transmembrane domain-containing 2; this encodes MTEVHFKYHGNLTGRAHFPTLATEVDNTSDKYSNLYMYVGLFLSLLAILLILLFTMLLRLKHVISPITSESTESVPQFTDVEMQSRIPTP